Sequence from the Pseudomonadota bacterium genome:
CGGGCCGAAGCCTTCGCAAGCCTCGTGTGGGAAGGGCTCTACGAGTACACCTGGTACGCCCGCGCCACCACGCCGGGCACCTTCGTGGTTCCCCCCCCCAAGGCCGAGGAGATGTACTCTCCCGAGGTCTTCGGGCGCGGCGCCACCGACCGCGTGGTGGTCAGATAGGATCCGAAGGCGGCGCATCGGCGACCGCTTCGGTTGCCGGCGCCGCCTCGGGGGGCACTTCCTCGGAAGACGCTGACGAGGCGGCAGCCGGCGCCGGCGTTGCCGGTCGGGAGAGATCGCAATAGATCTGCAGGCCGTGCTCGATGAGCACGCCCGCGATGCTGCACACCGGCACGGCCACGATCAGCCCGACGATACCCGCCAGCTCGGCGCCCACCAGCAGCGAGAGCAGAACGGTGGCGGGGCGCATCTCGAGGTTGGCTCCCATGACCAGCGGGATCACGACGTGCCCCTCGATCTGGTTGATGATCACGAAGAAGGTGATCATCAAGAGCCCGCCTCCGAATCCGTGCACCGCAAAGCTGTAGAGAACCCCTGGCACGGCGCCTACCACCGCGCCGAAATAGGGAATGACCTCGAGGATGCCCGCCAGAACGCCCACCACGAGGGCATACGGCATGCCGACCGCCACGAGAACCACCGTGACCGACACGGCAACGAAGCCGATGACCACGATCTGCCCCCGGAGATAGGCACGCAGCACCTCGAGGACATCGCCGACCACGGCAAGGGTCTCGTCTCGCGCGCCTGCGGGCACAAGGGCGATGGATCCGTCGCGAATGCGGTCCTTGTCGAGAAGAAGATAGATCGAGAGCACGAGGATGATCATGCCCTTGCCGATCCATCCCAGGCCAGAGATCAAGGCTGAGAACAAGACGCGCAGCGACGCGTTCGCCCACTCGTTCACGCTGGCCTGCGCCTTGTGCAGCTGCTCGACGGCCTGCGGGGGAACCCGCTCGATGTACTGATTCACCTGATCGATGTAGCCGTGCACTGCGCTCTGGATCTGCTGCGCGTTCTCCTGCATGGAGAGCAGCTGGCCGGCCAGGCGGGGAACGACGGTCACCCCCGCCAGCACGAGAACGGCAACGAAGGCGAGGTACACCACCACGAT
This genomic interval carries:
- a CDS encoding AI-2E family transporter, which produces MSLPEAAQARERRPEALEEGHGKLVGLAGGEPLRVIIEREPFPWKRVLIGAGVVAALYAVIFVAEHIHQVIVMLAVAALVAFILDPLVVALQKRMPRWAGIVVVYLAFVAVLVLAGVTVVPRLAGQLLSMQENAQQIQSAVHGYIDQVNQYIERVPPQAVEQLHKAQASVNEWANASLRVLFSALISGLGWIGKGMIILVLSIYLLLDKDRIRDGSIALVPAGARDETLAVVGDVLEVLRAYLRGQIVVIGFVAVSVTVVLVAVGMPYALVVGVLAGILEVIPYFGAVVGAVPGVLYSFAVHGFGGGLLMITFFVIINQIEGHVVIPLVMGANLEMRPATVLLSLLVGAELAGIVGLIVAVPVCSIAGVLIEHGLQIYCDLSRPATPAPAAASSASSEEVPPEAAPATEAVADAPPSDPI